In Streptomyces sp. SN-593, a single genomic region encodes these proteins:
- a CDS encoding ABC transporter ATP-binding protein: MLRAHAVRKAYGPTAALDGADLTIRAGEVVAVMGPSGSGKSTLLHCLAGIVTPDSGEVRYRGQELSAMSDGERSALRRTDFGFVFQFGQLVPELTCLENVAMPMRLGGVRRRTAERKAAEWLERLEVADVSGKRPGEVSGGQGQRVAVARALVDDPRVVFADEPTGALDSLNGERVMRLLTDAAHDTGAAVVLVTHEPRVAAYSDREIVVRDGKSRDMERVS, from the coding sequence CTGCTGCGGGCACACGCGGTGCGCAAGGCGTACGGGCCGACCGCGGCGCTCGACGGGGCGGACCTGACCATCCGCGCCGGCGAGGTGGTGGCCGTGATGGGCCCGTCCGGGTCCGGCAAGTCCACCCTGCTGCACTGCCTGGCCGGCATCGTGACGCCCGACTCCGGCGAGGTCCGCTACCGCGGGCAGGAGCTGTCGGCGATGTCCGACGGCGAGCGCAGCGCCCTGCGCCGTACCGACTTCGGCTTCGTCTTCCAGTTCGGCCAGCTCGTCCCCGAGCTGACCTGCCTGGAGAACGTGGCGATGCCGATGCGGCTGGGGGGCGTCCGGCGCCGGACCGCCGAGCGGAAGGCGGCCGAGTGGCTGGAGCGGCTGGAGGTGGCCGACGTCTCCGGCAAGCGGCCCGGCGAGGTCTCCGGTGGTCAGGGCCAGCGGGTCGCGGTGGCCCGCGCGCTGGTCGACGACCCCCGGGTGGTCTTCGCCGACGAGCCGACCGGCGCGCTGGACTCGCTCAACGGCGAGCGCGTGATGCGGCTGCTGACCGACGCCGCCCACGACACCGGCGCCGCCGTCGTCCTGGTCACCCACGAACCGCGGGTGGCCGCCTACTCCGACCGGGAGATCGTCGTGCGGGACGGGAAGTCGCGCGACATGGAACGGGTGTCATGA
- a CDS encoding PadR family transcriptional regulator produces MSIGQTLLGLLESGPRHGYDLKRAFDERFGHDRPLAYGQVYSTMARLLRNGLVEVDGIEPGGGPERKRYAITDAGVTDVAGWLAQPEKPEPYLQTTLYTKVVLALLTGRSAVDLLDTQRAEHLRLMRELTRRKRDGDLADQLICDHALFHLEADLRWLELTAARLDQLAAEVSA; encoded by the coding sequence ATGTCAATCGGCCAGACCCTGCTCGGACTCCTGGAGTCCGGCCCGCGCCACGGTTACGACCTCAAGCGCGCCTTCGACGAACGCTTCGGACACGACCGGCCCCTCGCGTACGGCCAGGTCTACTCGACCATGGCCCGGCTGCTGAGGAACGGCCTGGTCGAGGTGGACGGCATAGAGCCCGGGGGCGGCCCGGAGCGCAAGCGGTACGCGATCACCGACGCCGGCGTCACCGACGTGGCGGGCTGGCTCGCGCAGCCGGAGAAGCCCGAGCCCTACCTGCAGACCACCCTCTACACCAAGGTCGTGCTGGCCCTGCTGACCGGCAGGTCCGCGGTGGACCTGCTGGACACCCAGCGGGCCGAACACCTGCGGCTGATGCGCGAGCTGACCCGGCGCAAGCGGGACGGCGACCTCGCCGACCAGCTCATCTGCGACCACGCCCTGTTCCACCTGGAGGCGGACCTGCGCTGGCTGGAGCTGACCGCGGCCCGCCTCGACCAGCTCGCCGCGGAGGTGTCGGCGTGA
- a CDS encoding SPFH domain-containing protein translates to MTEQPQGTAEAERSDIPEMPAPRVSERRAAGMPGLPFLLLALLVIAGGVALVIAGAGAGGGTAAVLVTVGVVVAVVAFVMLFGLTQVAPGQARVCQLFGRYQGTIRQDGLRWVNPFTSRRRVSTRLRNQETAVLKVNDAYGNPIELAAVVVWQVEDTAQAVFEVDDFVRFVSIQTDTAVRHIATRYPYDSHDTAGLSLRENSEEITERLSAEIAARVESAGVRIIESRFTHLAYAAEIASAMLQRQQAGAIVAARQTIVDGAVGMVESALSRIAEQDIVVLDEERKASMVSNLLVVLCGERAAQPVLNTGTLYQ, encoded by the coding sequence ATGACCGAGCAACCACAGGGGACGGCCGAGGCCGAGCGCAGCGACATCCCCGAGATGCCCGCGCCGCGGGTCTCCGAGCGGCGGGCGGCCGGCATGCCCGGGCTGCCGTTCCTGCTGCTCGCCCTGCTGGTGATCGCGGGCGGGGTGGCGCTGGTGATCGCGGGCGCCGGGGCGGGCGGGGGCACCGCGGCCGTACTGGTGACGGTCGGCGTCGTGGTGGCGGTGGTGGCCTTCGTGATGCTCTTCGGGCTGACGCAGGTCGCGCCGGGGCAGGCCCGGGTCTGCCAGCTCTTCGGGCGGTACCAGGGGACGATCCGGCAGGACGGCCTGCGCTGGGTGAACCCGTTCACCAGCCGGCGCCGGGTCTCCACCCGGCTGCGCAACCAGGAGACGGCGGTCCTGAAGGTCAACGACGCCTACGGCAACCCGATCGAACTGGCCGCGGTCGTGGTGTGGCAGGTCGAGGACACCGCCCAGGCGGTCTTCGAGGTCGACGACTTCGTCCGCTTCGTGTCGATCCAGACCGACACCGCGGTACGGCACATCGCCACCCGCTACCCGTACGACAGCCACGACACCGCCGGGCTGTCGCTGCGCGAGAACAGCGAGGAGATCACCGAGCGGCTCTCCGCGGAGATCGCCGCCCGGGTGGAGTCGGCGGGGGTGCGGATCATCGAGTCGCGGTTCACGCACCTCGCGTACGCCGCCGAGATCGCCTCGGCGATGCTCCAACGCCAGCAGGCGGGCGCGATCGTGGCGGCGCGCCAGACCATCGTGGACGGCGCGGTCGGGATGGTGGAGTCGGCGCTGTCGCGGATCGCCGAGCAGGACATCGTCGTCCTGGACGAGGAACGGAAGGCGTCGATGGTGAGCAACCTGCTGGTCGTGCTCTGCGGCGAACGGGCGGCGCAGCCGGTGCTGAACACCGGCACGCTCTACCAGTGA
- a CDS encoding catalase-related domain-containing protein has protein sequence MGTSNLPPTTDDAGVPVESDEHSPALVPDGPVRCGPAHTGAPYTPNSCGGPAASPQAYGDIAGWQAAGEMVREAYSPYSPYRYDDFGQPGTLVREVLDDAARDRLVGNVVGHLSDGVSAPVLERAFAYWRSIDRTAGDRIAQAVARP, from the coding sequence ATGGGTACGTCCAACCTGCCGCCCACCACTGACGACGCCGGGGTCCCGGTGGAGAGCGACGAGCACTCGCCGGCCCTCGTCCCCGACGGCCCGGTGCGGTGCGGGCCGGCCCACACCGGCGCGCCGTACACGCCGAACTCCTGCGGCGGGCCCGCCGCGTCACCTCAGGCGTACGGGGACATCGCCGGATGGCAGGCGGCCGGCGAGATGGTACGGGAGGCGTACTCGCCGTACTCGCCGTACCGCTACGACGACTTCGGGCAGCCGGGGACCCTGGTGCGCGAGGTGCTGGACGACGCGGCGCGCGACCGGCTGGTCGGCAACGTGGTCGGGCACCTGTCCGACGGTGTCAGCGCGCCGGTGCTGGAGCGGGCCTTCGCGTACTGGCGCAGCATCGACCGGACGGCGGGTGACCGCATCGCCCAGGCGGTCGCGCGGCCCTGA
- a CDS encoding ATP-binding SpoIIE family protein phosphatase: MTTDPPHPPRPHAAPSPQDPRGGFGLRAPVPPAEDDTAAAPDTPGSEAHDHDHDGTAPAARAHDEPAAEPAAPARSGAYSAPRSDGAPAAGQHRAETAPGEARGGARPEGPARPPAAAHDTGWVPAVTEGSEALSSFVSTPPRGTALEAAGHTAEEDSVGMRIPMPVQTGPEADRLRYVGAATRRIARGLDLDEILLGLCRSAVPAFADAILVYLREPLPVGDERPSGPLRLRLRRADGGLEGPGDTPDLPVGHLPSLETPYGAAAETIGVLLDGPLAEVLRGVRPVFAESQRAADAMAELLGNPPGLLPTGRRALLAPLRGRRRVIGAAVLLRRADRPPFEADDLLVAAQLATHTALGVDKAVLYGREAYIADALQREMLPDSLPQPTGVQLASRYLPAAESARVGGDWYDAIPLPGSRVALVVGDVMGHSMTSAAIMGQLRTTVQTLAGLDLAPQEVLYHLDEQAQRLGQDRMATCVNAVYDPIAHRLVVANAGHPPPVLLHADGLAEVLRVPPGAPIGVGGVPFEAVELPAPAGATLLLYTDGLVESRSRDVWGGIELLRERLHDAATVVSPPPLEPLCDEVLEILGPGDRDDDIALLAARFAGIAPSDVAYWFLEPQAQTAGRARRLVRQALTRWGLDDQVDAAELLVSEIVTNAVRYAERPVTLRLLRTDVLRCEVGDDAPLLPRMRHAAPEEEGGRGLYLVNRMAQRWGATRLGAGKVVWFELPL, translated from the coding sequence GTGACCACGGACCCGCCACACCCGCCCCGGCCGCACGCCGCGCCGTCCCCGCAGGACCCGCGCGGCGGGTTCGGGCTGCGCGCCCCGGTGCCGCCGGCCGAGGACGACACCGCCGCGGCACCGGACACCCCCGGGTCCGAGGCACACGACCACGACCACGACGGGACGGCACCCGCCGCCCGCGCGCACGACGAGCCGGCCGCCGAGCCCGCCGCACCGGCCCGGTCCGGGGCGTACAGTGCACCGCGGAGCGATGGTGCCCCGGCTGCCGGGCAGCACCGCGCGGAAACGGCGCCCGGCGAGGCGCGCGGCGGGGCCCGTCCCGAGGGACCCGCCCGGCCTCCCGCCGCGGCGCACGACACGGGATGGGTGCCGGCAGTGACGGAGGGGAGCGAGGCGTTGAGCTCGTTTGTGAGCACACCGCCGCGGGGCACGGCGCTGGAGGCGGCCGGACACACCGCGGAAGAGGACTCGGTGGGCATGCGCATCCCGATGCCGGTGCAGACCGGCCCCGAGGCGGACCGGCTGCGGTACGTCGGCGCGGCCACCCGGCGGATCGCCCGCGGGCTCGACCTGGACGAGATCCTGCTCGGACTGTGCCGCTCGGCGGTGCCCGCCTTCGCCGACGCGATCCTGGTCTACCTGCGCGAGCCGCTGCCGGTCGGTGACGAACGCCCGTCGGGCCCGCTGCGGTTGCGGCTGCGCCGGGCCGACGGCGGGCTGGAGGGCCCGGGCGACACGCCGGACCTGCCGGTGGGCCACCTCCCCTCGCTGGAGACGCCGTACGGCGCCGCCGCCGAGACCATCGGGGTGCTGCTGGACGGGCCGCTGGCGGAGGTGCTGCGCGGGGTGCGCCCGGTCTTCGCGGAGTCGCAGCGGGCCGCCGACGCGATGGCCGAGCTGCTCGGCAACCCGCCCGGCCTGCTCCCGACCGGACGGCGCGCCCTGCTGGCCCCGCTGCGCGGCCGGCGCCGGGTGATCGGCGCCGCGGTGCTGCTGCGGCGCGCCGACCGGCCCCCGTTCGAGGCCGACGACCTGCTGGTCGCCGCCCAACTCGCCACGCACACCGCGCTCGGCGTCGACAAGGCGGTGCTCTACGGCCGCGAGGCGTACATCGCCGACGCGCTGCAGCGCGAGATGCTGCCGGACTCGCTGCCGCAGCCGACCGGGGTGCAGCTCGCCAGCCGCTACCTGCCCGCCGCGGAGTCCGCCCGGGTCGGCGGCGACTGGTACGACGCGATCCCGCTGCCCGGCAGCCGGGTGGCCCTGGTGGTCGGCGACGTGATGGGCCACTCCATGACGTCGGCGGCGATCATGGGCCAGTTGCGCACCACGGTGCAGACCCTCGCCGGGCTGGACCTCGCCCCGCAGGAGGTGCTCTACCACCTCGACGAGCAGGCCCAGCGGCTCGGCCAGGACCGGATGGCCACCTGCGTCAACGCGGTGTACGACCCGATCGCGCACCGCCTGGTGGTGGCGAACGCCGGCCACCCGCCGCCGGTGCTGCTGCACGCCGACGGCCTGGCGGAGGTTCTGCGGGTGCCCCCGGGTGCGCCGATCGGCGTCGGCGGGGTGCCGTTCGAGGCCGTCGAGCTGCCCGCGCCGGCCGGCGCGACGCTGCTGCTCTACACCGACGGGCTGGTGGAGTCCCGCAGCCGTGACGTCTGGGGCGGCATCGAGCTGCTGCGCGAGCGGCTGCACGACGCCGCCACGGTGGTCTCGCCGCCGCCGCTGGAGCCGCTGTGCGACGAGGTGCTGGAGATCCTCGGGCCCGGCGACCGCGACGACGACATCGCGCTGCTCGCGGCGCGTTTCGCCGGGATCGCGCCGAGCGACGTGGCGTACTGGTTCCTGGAGCCGCAGGCGCAGACCGCCGGGCGGGCCCGGCGGCTGGTCCGCCAGGCGCTGACCCGCTGGGGGCTGGACGACCAGGTCGACGCCGCCGAGCTGCTGGTCAGCGAGATCGTCACCAACGCGGTGCGGTACGCCGAACGCCCGGTGACCCTGCGGCTGCTGCGCACCGACGTGCTGCGCTGCGAGGTGGGCGACGACGCCCCGCTGCTGCCCCGGATGCGCCACGCCGCTCCGGAGGAGGAGGGCGGCCGGGGGCTGTACCTCGTCAACCGGATGGCGCAGCGCTGGGGCGCCACCCGCCTGGGTGCCGGCAAGGTCGTCTGGTTCGAACTGCCGCTCTGA
- a CDS encoding class I SAM-dependent methyltransferase, translating to MDTDGYEPVGTPPTDPAAAAGRDRTGQAEAFDAIGDRYDEAFPHKEGQITAGGWAIAELAPGSRVLDLGCGTGLPTARQFTDAGMRVTGVDLSAGMLARARHNVPEAEFLQADVADLVEGGPLAAGSFSAAAAFFTLLMLPRAEIPGALTAVRDLLAPGGLLALGMVEADVDDVSIPFLGHTIRVSGYLKDELRAVVEDAGFEVIKEMSYTYAPASTDVPPEEQIFLYCRRA from the coding sequence GTGGATACCGACGGTTACGAGCCCGTTGGCACGCCCCCCACCGACCCCGCGGCGGCAGCGGGGCGGGACCGTACCGGCCAGGCCGAGGCGTTCGACGCCATCGGCGACCGGTACGACGAGGCGTTCCCGCACAAGGAGGGCCAGATCACCGCGGGCGGCTGGGCGATCGCCGAGCTGGCACCCGGCTCCCGGGTGCTGGACCTCGGCTGCGGCACGGGGCTGCCGACCGCCCGTCAGTTCACCGACGCCGGCATGCGGGTGACCGGGGTGGACCTGTCCGCCGGCATGCTGGCCCGGGCCCGGCACAACGTCCCCGAGGCGGAGTTCCTCCAGGCCGACGTGGCCGACCTGGTCGAGGGCGGGCCGCTGGCGGCCGGGAGCTTCTCCGCGGCCGCGGCGTTCTTCACCCTGCTGATGCTGCCCAGAGCCGAGATCCCCGGCGCGCTGACCGCCGTCCGCGACCTGCTCGCGCCCGGCGGCCTGCTGGCACTCGGCATGGTCGAGGCGGACGTGGACGACGTGTCCATCCCCTTCCTCGGGCACACCATCCGCGTCTCGGGGTACCTGAAGGACGAGCTGCGCGCCGTCGTCGAGGACGCGGGCTTCGAGGTGATCAAGGAGATGTCGTACACGTACGCGCCGGCGAGCACCGACGTGCCGCCGGAGGAGCAGATCTTCCTCTACTGCCGACGCGCCTGA
- the fomD gene encoding cytidylyl-2-hydroxypropylphosphonate hydrolase: protein MTADLDTTQPDGSNAPRPRRWAPGDQVLWRYRGNGTDEVHICRPVTVVRDEPDLLAVWLAPGTRCIKPVLADGTPVYREPLATRYTKPRTRAVEEWFGAGVLKLARPGQPWSVWLFWEPDWRFKNWYVNLEEPLDRWSRGVDSEDHFLDISVHPDRTWYWRDEDEFAQAQADGLMPAEQAARVRRAGREAVRAIRAWEPPFRDGWQDWRPDPAWPVPELPADWDRPAR from the coding sequence ATGACAGCCGACCTCGACACCACGCAACCGGACGGATCGAACGCGCCGCGGCCGCGCCGCTGGGCACCTGGGGACCAGGTGCTGTGGCGCTACCGCGGCAACGGCACGGACGAGGTGCACATCTGCCGTCCGGTGACGGTGGTGCGGGACGAGCCGGACCTGCTCGCGGTGTGGCTGGCCCCCGGCACGCGCTGCATCAAGCCGGTGCTGGCCGACGGCACACCGGTGTACCGGGAGCCGCTGGCCACCCGGTACACCAAGCCGCGCACCCGGGCGGTGGAGGAGTGGTTCGGCGCGGGGGTGCTGAAGCTGGCCAGGCCGGGGCAGCCCTGGTCGGTCTGGCTGTTCTGGGAGCCGGACTGGCGCTTCAAGAACTGGTACGTGAACCTGGAGGAGCCGCTGGACCGATGGTCGCGCGGGGTGGATTCGGAGGACCACTTCCTCGACATCTCGGTCCACCCGGACCGCACCTGGTACTGGCGCGACGAGGACGAGTTCGCGCAGGCGCAGGCCGACGGGCTGATGCCGGCCGAGCAGGCCGCGCGGGTGCGGCGGGCCGGCCGGGAGGCGGTGCGCGCGATCAGGGCCTGGGAGCCGCCGTTCCGCGACGGCTGGCAGGACTGGCGGCCCGACCCGGCCTGGCCGGTGCCCGAACTGCCGGCCGACTGGGACCGTCCGGCGCGATGA
- a CDS encoding class II fumarate hydratase, whose protein sequence is MDDFRIEHDSMGEVRVPAAAKWAAQTQRAVENFPISGQRISRPHIEALARIKAAAAKVNAELGVIDADMAAAITAAAEEVAEGQWDAHFPIDVFQTGSGTSSNMNTNEVIAALATERLGRTVHPNDHVNASQSSNDVFPSSIHIAATAAVTGDLVPALERLAEALERKAAEFADVVKAGRTHLMDATPVTLGQEFGGYAAQVRYGVERLRAALPRLAELPLGGTAVGTGINTPPGFPAAVIAEVARATGLPLTEARDHFEAQGARDGIVETSGQLRTIAVGLTKIANDLRWMASGPRTGLFEISLPDLQPGSSIMPGKVNPVIPEAVLMVAAQVIGNDTAITVAGAAGNFELNVMLPVIARNVLESVRLLANVSRLLADRTIEGVTAHPERAREYAESSPSVVTPLNRYIGYEEAAKVAKKSLAERRTIRQVVIEEGYVERGDLTEAQLDEALDVLRMTRP, encoded by the coding sequence ATGGACGACTTCCGGATCGAGCACGACTCGATGGGCGAGGTGCGGGTTCCCGCGGCGGCCAAGTGGGCCGCCCAGACGCAGCGGGCCGTGGAGAACTTCCCCATCTCGGGGCAGCGGATCAGCCGCCCGCACATCGAGGCGCTGGCCCGGATCAAGGCGGCGGCCGCGAAGGTCAACGCCGAACTGGGCGTGATCGACGCCGACATGGCGGCGGCCATCACGGCGGCCGCCGAGGAGGTCGCCGAGGGGCAGTGGGACGCGCACTTCCCGATCGACGTGTTCCAGACCGGCTCGGGCACCTCCTCCAACATGAACACCAACGAGGTGATCGCGGCGCTGGCCACCGAGCGGCTGGGCCGCACGGTCCACCCGAACGACCACGTGAACGCCTCCCAGTCGTCCAACGACGTCTTCCCCTCGTCGATCCACATCGCGGCGACCGCCGCGGTCACCGGCGACCTCGTCCCCGCCCTGGAGCGGCTCGCGGAGGCCCTGGAGCGCAAGGCGGCCGAGTTCGCGGACGTGGTGAAGGCCGGCCGCACCCACCTGATGGACGCCACGCCGGTGACGCTGGGCCAGGAGTTCGGCGGGTACGCCGCCCAGGTGCGGTACGGCGTCGAGCGGCTGCGGGCGGCGCTGCCGCGGCTGGCGGAACTGCCGCTCGGCGGCACCGCGGTGGGCACCGGCATCAACACCCCGCCGGGGTTCCCCGCCGCGGTGATCGCGGAGGTGGCGCGGGCGACCGGGCTGCCCCTGACCGAGGCGCGCGACCACTTCGAGGCGCAGGGCGCCCGGGACGGCATCGTGGAGACCTCCGGCCAGCTCCGGACGATCGCGGTGGGCCTGACGAAGATCGCCAACGACCTGCGCTGGATGGCCTCGGGCCCGCGCACCGGGCTCTTCGAGATCAGCCTGCCCGACCTCCAGCCGGGCTCCTCGATCATGCCCGGGAAGGTCAACCCGGTCATCCCGGAGGCGGTGCTGATGGTGGCCGCGCAGGTGATCGGCAACGACACGGCGATCACCGTCGCGGGCGCCGCGGGCAACTTCGAGCTGAACGTGATGCTCCCGGTGATCGCCCGCAACGTCCTGGAGTCCGTGCGCCTGCTGGCGAACGTCTCCCGGCTGCTCGCGGACCGCACGATCGAGGGCGTCACCGCCCACCCGGAGCGCGCCCGGGAGTACGCCGAGTCCTCCCCGTCCGTGGTGACCCCGCTCAACCGCTACATCGGCTACGAGGAGGCGGCGAAGGTCGCCAAGAAGTCGCTGGCCGAGCGCAGGACGATCCGCCAGGTGGTGATCGAGGAGGGGTACGTGGAGCGCGGCGACCTGACCGAGGCCCAGCTCGACGAGGCCCTGGACGTGCTGCGGATGACCCGTCCGTAG
- a CDS encoding methyltransferase domain-containing protein translates to MAPGWEAAFEAVPRSAFLPDVMWPYDMGRRRAVTVARSEAPESWRAFADADVPIVTQWDDGAHEGTSPGRVSTSSASMPSVVAAMLGDLRVADGDRVLEVGTGTGWNAALLSHRLGDDRVTTVEVEPAVAAAARGALERAGYRPTVLSGDGRAGHAARAPYDRVIATCGVREIPYAWVQQTAQGGVVLAPWGTHFGNGDAVVRLEVAGQCASGRFTRRVEFMKLRAQRTAVRHHDRVPPEGTAAAEASTTALTEGICSATRAGTAPS, encoded by the coding sequence GTGGCCCCCGGGTGGGAGGCCGCGTTCGAGGCCGTGCCGCGGTCGGCGTTCCTGCCGGACGTGATGTGGCCGTACGACATGGGCCGACGGCGGGCCGTGACCGTCGCACGGTCCGAAGCGCCCGAGAGCTGGCGGGCGTTCGCCGACGCGGACGTGCCGATCGTCACGCAGTGGGACGACGGTGCCCACGAGGGCACGAGCCCGGGACGCGTGTCCACCTCGTCCGCGTCGATGCCGTCGGTCGTCGCGGCCATGCTCGGCGACCTGCGCGTGGCCGACGGCGACCGCGTGCTGGAGGTCGGCACCGGTACGGGGTGGAACGCCGCGCTGCTGTCCCACCGGCTGGGCGACGACCGCGTGACGACGGTCGAGGTGGAACCGGCGGTGGCGGCGGCGGCCCGGGGCGCCCTGGAGCGCGCCGGGTACCGCCCGACCGTGCTCAGCGGCGACGGCAGGGCCGGGCACGCGGCGCGGGCACCGTACGACCGGGTCATCGCGACCTGCGGGGTGCGCGAGATCCCGTACGCGTGGGTGCAGCAGACCGCGCAGGGCGGCGTGGTCCTCGCTCCGTGGGGGACGCACTTCGGCAACGGTGACGCCGTGGTCCGACTGGAGGTCGCGGGCCAATGCGCGTCGGGACGGTTCACCCGGCGGGTGGAGTTCATGAAGCTGCGCGCCCAGCGCACCGCGGTACGGCACCACGACCGTGTCCCGCCCGAGGGCACCGCCGCGGCCGAGGCGTCCACCACGGCACTGACCGAGGGGATCTGCTCGGCGACACGGGCGGGGACGGCCCCTTCGTGA
- a CDS encoding DUF5753 domain-containing protein, with protein sequence MRRNQLGSALRELRRASGKEAKAVARSAAMSAMSASKVGKIETGKLAPSVVDVQSILMAIGVSDEVMAEYMEVARIAATEVIAWRLLARTGPYRGQQQVQALDRQMRLLRLFQPALVPGLLQTPAYISAVVSRHGLTPDAHARMLAARMDRQHVLHDDAKQLRFIITESVLRWRIAPPDVMAEQMERLISVSHLPRVDIRVVSQTAPQRDFPSHSFVIRDERLVTVETVHAELVVTDPRDIREYVEKFEGFFESALSGHAMRSTVETVRDEFLRERETG encoded by the coding sequence GTGAGGAGAAACCAACTCGGTTCAGCGCTGAGGGAGTTGCGGAGGGCGTCCGGCAAGGAGGCCAAAGCGGTTGCCCGCAGTGCCGCCATGTCCGCCATGTCCGCCAGCAAGGTCGGCAAGATCGAGACCGGCAAGCTGGCCCCGAGCGTCGTCGACGTACAGAGCATCCTCATGGCCATCGGCGTCTCCGACGAGGTGATGGCCGAGTACATGGAAGTGGCCAGGATCGCCGCCACGGAGGTCATCGCGTGGCGGCTTCTGGCACGCACGGGACCCTACAGAGGACAGCAGCAGGTCCAGGCGCTGGACCGGCAGATGCGACTGCTGCGTCTCTTCCAGCCAGCTCTTGTCCCCGGACTCCTCCAAACCCCGGCATACATCAGCGCGGTGGTGTCACGACACGGACTCACGCCGGACGCACATGCGCGCATGCTCGCGGCACGAATGGATCGCCAGCACGTCCTCCACGATGACGCCAAGCAACTACGGTTCATCATCACCGAGTCGGTACTCCGCTGGAGAATCGCACCTCCGGACGTCATGGCCGAACAGATGGAGCGGCTGATCTCCGTCTCCCACCTTCCCCGCGTCGACATACGTGTCGTATCCCAGACGGCCCCCCAGCGCGACTTCCCGTCGCATTCCTTCGTGATCAGGGACGAGCGACTGGTCACGGTCGAGACCGTCCATGCCGAACTCGTGGTGACCGATCCTCGGGACATCAGGGAGTACGTCGAGAAGTTCGAGGGGTTCTTCGAGTCGGCACTTTCCGGTCACGCCATGCGGTCGACCGTGGAAACGGTCAGGGACGAGTTCTTGCGGGAACGAGAAACCGGGTGA
- a CDS encoding DUF6879 family protein: MASSNSLGDLFDSFKHEAFRLETLDDYSASGNVDAFRTFLSGGPQPKDYNAEWVAEVEAATRSGKRIYRVHVLKRPLTPYLRFELGWGYRKNSTAGEEFFILDTTDGHSPLADVGDFWLFDSTEAATMRYDESGRFLGAEIVPLPRSAEYVTYRNVALDHAQPFAPWWEQHGGV; the protein is encoded by the coding sequence ATGGCGTCCTCTAATTCCCTGGGCGATCTCTTCGACTCCTTCAAACATGAGGCGTTCCGACTTGAGACGCTGGACGACTACAGCGCGTCGGGCAACGTCGATGCCTTTCGGACGTTTCTTTCGGGTGGGCCCCAGCCGAAGGACTACAACGCGGAATGGGTAGCGGAGGTCGAGGCCGCGACGCGATCGGGTAAGCGCATCTACCGGGTGCATGTGCTCAAGCGCCCCCTGACCCCGTATCTCCGGTTCGAATTGGGGTGGGGATACCGGAAGAACTCGACCGCGGGCGAGGAGTTCTTCATCCTCGACACGACCGACGGCCACAGCCCGCTCGCCGATGTGGGGGACTTCTGGCTCTTCGACAGCACGGAGGCAGCGACGATGAGGTATGACGAATCCGGGAGGTTCCTCGGCGCCGAGATCGTCCCACTGCCCCGGTCAGCGGAGTACGTCACATACCGGAACGTCGCGCTCGATCACGCACAACCGTTCGCACCATGGTGGGAACAACACGGAGGAGTGTGA
- a CDS encoding DUF397 domain-containing protein translates to MSIIPDPADTAWVKSSYSGGEGGNCLEWAPTLASRGTVPVRDSKDPHGPALTFTPSAWTAFVTAVRSGELPTA, encoded by the coding sequence ATGAGCATCATCCCCGACCCCGCCGACACCGCCTGGGTCAAGAGCAGCTACAGCGGCGGTGAGGGCGGCAACTGCCTCGAATGGGCGCCGACTCTCGCCTCCCGCGGCACTGTGCCCGTACGCGACTCCAAGGACCCCCACGGGCCCGCCCTCACCTTCACCCCCTCCGCCTGGACCGCCTTCGTCACCGCGGTCCGCAGCGGCGAACTCCCCACCGCCTGA